In a single window of the Anguilla rostrata isolate EN2019 chromosome 6, ASM1855537v3, whole genome shotgun sequence genome:
- the LOC135257236 gene encoding disks large-associated protein 2 yields MLYILIHESTFFVCFFCIRVPACALVCLYVHLCVRMCVLICVPVCLCVCSCVSTCVPVCVYVCAHVCVYMRTCVCLCMCSCVSTCVPVCAYACAHVCVCICVPVCAHASACMCTCACMCSCVCVYAYLCVLMHVLMCVCICVPVCAYACAHVCMYMRTCVCLCMCSCVCVYACAYACARVCVYAYLCVLMHVLVCVCIYVHVCAHAPACVCTCARVCARHGRFKRSNSVTTAVQADMELEGFPTTEDKGLQFGGSFQRHSEPSTPTQYGAVRTVRTQGLFSYREDYRVSSGPPSPQPEPWLVEPSHEAAETGRVSPLRRDGSWFMQLLHNETKRMEGWCKEMEREAEEHDLSEEILGKIRSAVGSAQLLMSQKFQQFYWLCQQNLDPSAMPRPTSQDLAGFWDLLQLSIDDVTAKFDELQQIKSNDWRPVESPEKKERKWPPPVPKRPPRGRGGVMRERSLDLQDRQRQEARRRLMAAKRAASFRQNSATERADSIEIYIPEAQTRL; encoded by the exons ATGttgtatattttaattcatgaaagcacattttttgtttgttttttctgtatacgtgtgcctgcatgtgctcTTGTGTGCTtatatgtgcacctgtgtgtgcgtatgtgtgtgcttatatgcGTACCTGTGTGCTTAtgcgtgtgctcgtgtgtgagtacatgcgtacctgtgtgtgtttatgtatgtgctcatgtgtgtgtgtatatgcgtacctgtgtgtgcttatgcatgtgctcgtgtgtgagtacatgcgtacctgtgtgtgcttatgcatgtgctcatgtgtgtgtatgtatatgcgtacctgtgtgtgcgcacgcgtctgcgtgcatgtgtacgtgtgcctgcatgtgctcatgtgtgtgtgtatatgcatacctgtgtgtgcttatgcatgtgctcatgtgtgtatgtatatgcgtacctgtgtgtgcttatgcatgtgctcatgtgtgtatgtatatgcgtacctgtgtgtgcttatgcatgtgctcatgtgtgtgtgtatatgcgtgtgctTATGcatgtgctcgtgtgtgtgtatatgcgtacctgtgtgtgcttatgcatgtgctcgtgtgtgtatgtatatacgtacatgtgtgtgcgcacgcgcctgcgtgcgtgtgtacgtgcgcacgcgtgtgtgccaGGCACGGCAGGTTCAAGCGCTCCAACAGCGTGACGACGGCGGTGCAGGCCGACATGGAGCTGGAGGGCTTCCCCACCACGGAGGACAAGGGCCTGCAGTTCGGCGGCTCCTTCCAGCGCCACTCCGAGCCCAGCACGCCCACGCAGTACGGCGCCGTCCGCACCGTCCGCACGCAGGGCCTCTTCAGCTACCGCGAGGACTACCGCGTCTCCAGCGGCCCGCCCAGCCCGCAGCCCGAGCCCTGGCTGGTGGAGCCGTCCCACGAGGCGGCCGAGACCGGCCGCGTCTCCCCCCTCCGCCGCGACGGCAGCTGGTTCATGCAGCTGCTCCACAACGAGACCAAGAGGATGGAGGGCTGGTGcaaggagatggagagggaggcggaggagcACGACCTGTCGGAGGAGA tcctAGGGAAAATCCGGAGCGCGGTGGGCAGCGCTCAGCTCCTCATGTCACAGAAATTCCAGCAGTTCTACTGGCTGTGTCAGCAGAACCTG GACCCCAGTGCTATGCCCAGGCCCACCTCTCAGGATCTGGCTGGATTCTGGGACCTGCTGCAGCTGTCCATTGACGACGTGACCGCCAAGTTTGATGAGCTGCAGCAGATCAAGAGCAACGACTGGAGGCCCGTGGAGAGTCCGGAGAAGAAG GAGAGGAAGTGGCCGCCTCCTGTACCAAAGAGGCCCCCTAGAGGCCGGGGCGGAGTGATGCGGGAGCGATCTCTGGACCTCCAGGACCGGCAGCGGCAGGAGGCCCGGCGGCGGCTAATGGCGGCCAAGCGGGCGGCCTCCTTCCGACAGAACTCAGCGACGGAGAGGGCGGACAGCATCGAGATATACATCCCCGAGGCGCAGACCCGGCTTTGA